From Candidatus Zixiibacteriota bacterium, the proteins below share one genomic window:
- the amrB gene encoding AmmeMemoRadiSam system protein B, whose protein sequence is MKATVRQACFAGSFYPGNARQLQADVTAMLDAAAVPADTPRPQGIIAPHAGYMYSGECAATAYARVRTFAASYRTVVIVAPSHRARFDFSSVFDGDGYETPLGVVPVARELVEKLRGKSGVEISGAGHVEGAMAEHSLEVQLPFLQAALGEFQLLPIVMGYQTPAITARLSDALAEIIDPESTLLVASSDLSHFHSAGTAAKLDGRVIAAVQAFDPQALMGLIDSGKAEACGFCPITAVMMTCWKLGARTARAIEYRHSGQVTGDNEEVVGYLAAEVY, encoded by the coding sequence ATGAAGGCTACAGTTCGCCAGGCGTGCTTTGCCGGAAGTTTCTACCCGGGCAATGCGCGGCAATTGCAGGCGGACGTGACGGCGATGCTGGACGCGGCAGCGGTGCCCGCCGACACGCCGCGTCCGCAAGGGATCATTGCGCCGCACGCCGGTTATATGTACTCGGGGGAATGCGCTGCGACGGCGTATGCGCGCGTGCGCACCTTTGCTGCAAGTTATCGGACGGTGGTGATCGTGGCGCCGTCGCATCGGGCGCGCTTCGACTTTTCGTCGGTCTTCGATGGCGACGGGTATGAGACGCCGTTGGGCGTTGTGCCGGTAGCGCGGGAGCTGGTCGAAAAACTGCGCGGGAAGAGCGGTGTGGAGATTTCGGGAGCGGGTCATGTTGAGGGGGCGATGGCTGAGCATTCGCTGGAGGTGCAGTTGCCGTTCCTGCAGGCGGCATTAGGAGAGTTTCAGTTGCTGCCGATCGTCATGGGATATCAGACGCCGGCGATCACCGCTCGTTTGTCCGACGCGTTGGCGGAGATCATCGACCCGGAGTCGACCTTGCTGGTTGCCAGTTCCGATCTTTCGCACTTCCACAGTGCCGGGACGGCGGCGAAGCTTGATGGCCGGGTGATTGCAGCGGTTCAGGCGTTTGATCCGCAGGCGTTGATGGGGTTGATCGATTCGGGGAAGGCGGAAGCCTGCGGTTTCTGCCCGATCACGGCGGTGATGATGACCTGCTGGAAGTTAGGGGCGCGGACGGCGCGCGCGATTGAGTATCGGCATTCCGGGCAGGTGACGGGGGATAATGAGGAGGTGGTGGGGTATTTGGCGGCGGAGGTTTATTAA